A genomic stretch from Candidatus Methylomirabilota bacterium includes:
- a CDS encoding integron integrase, which produces MTLPTSPKPPRLLDRVRATLRARHGSLRTEKAYVGWIRRYILFHDKRHPAEMGAAEITRFLSALALERNVAASTQNQALSALMFLYRDVLEQDLPWLDEIVRAKRPARIPVVLSRGEVHGVLDALDGPVRLVALLLYGAGLRLLEALRLRVKDIDFARNQIAVRGGKGDRDRVTMLPTAVSRDLGKHLETVRDRHEADLRAGAGWVELPWALARKYPRAGREWGWQWVFPATRIYLYRETGQRRRHHLHESVMQRAVKAAVRSTGIAKRASCHSLRHSFATHLLEDGADIRTVQELLGHRDVTTTMIYTHVLNRGPAGVRSPADRLLSPY; this is translated from the coding sequence ATGACCCTGCCGACGTCGCCGAAGCCGCCGCGCCTGCTGGACCGGGTGCGGGCGACGCTGCGGGCCCGGCACGGAAGCCTCCGCACCGAGAAGGCCTACGTCGGATGGATCCGCCGGTACATCCTCTTCCACGACAAGCGCCACCCGGCGGAGATGGGCGCGGCCGAGATCACCCGGTTCCTGAGTGCGCTGGCCCTCGAGCGGAACGTGGCCGCGTCGACCCAGAACCAGGCCCTGAGCGCCCTGATGTTCCTCTATCGCGACGTGCTCGAGCAGGACCTGCCGTGGCTGGACGAGATCGTGCGGGCCAAGCGGCCAGCCCGGATCCCGGTGGTCCTGTCGCGCGGGGAGGTTCACGGCGTCCTCGACGCCCTCGACGGGCCGGTCCGTCTCGTCGCGCTCCTGCTGTACGGCGCCGGGCTGCGCCTGCTGGAAGCCTTGCGCCTCCGGGTGAAGGACATCGACTTCGCGCGGAACCAGATCGCCGTCAGGGGCGGCAAGGGCGATCGGGACCGCGTCACGATGCTGCCCACCGCCGTCAGCCGCGACCTGGGCAAGCATCTCGAGACGGTGCGCGACCGGCACGAGGCCGACCTGCGCGCCGGCGCCGGCTGGGTCGAGTTGCCCTGGGCCCTGGCCCGGAAGTATCCGCGGGCCGGCCGCGAGTGGGGCTGGCAGTGGGTCTTCCCCGCCACGCGCATCTACCTGTACCGGGAGACGGGCCAGCGCCGCCGGCACCACCTGCACGAATCCGTCATGCAGCGCGCGGTGAAGGCCGCAGTGCGCAGCACGGGCATCGCCAAGCGCGCCAGTTGTCACTCCTTGCGCCACTCCTTCGCCACCCACCTGCTGGAGGACGGAGCCGACATCCGCACGGTACAGGAGCTGCTGGGCCACCGCGATGTGACCACCACGATGATCTATACCCACGTGCTGAACCGCGGGCCGGCCGGGGTCCGGAGCCCCGCCGACCGCCTGCTGTCGCCGTACTGA
- a CDS encoding ISNCY family transposase has protein sequence MSRKEAPRAGLVKAALAGRITNAQGAQALGMSRRQFRRLKARYREAGVRGLVHRLRGRPSSRAVDVEVRERVRALVDTTYRDLNDCHATEKLREVEGLDISRSTVRRLRRRGGRAAKRRRRPPQHRARRPRRAAAGALVLIDGSAFDWLGTGTPWLLLGAIDDATGTVLALHFRPAEDLHGYLTLLRGLAERHGLPVSLYGDRLGVFVRNDAHWSLEEELQGAQHPTHFGQVLRDLGIGYIAAHSPQAKGRIERLWETLQDRVVAELRLRGLQTLAAAEAYLPTYLLDHNRRFARPPAVAGAAWRPPPRDLADRLSCRYTRRVARDNTVRLGPRIVQIPRGPHGRSYAGCRVALAECLDGRLLISYQGRRLATALAPAPPFLLVPQRAARLRAARTAAAEGGPSRPRRRSEPGSPLAALTALARHLRRPPPSHPWRRLFSRRQPERPGPFTPTEGGHFH, from the coding sequence ATGAGTCGGAAGGAGGCGCCGCGGGCTGGCCTGGTCAAGGCGGCCCTCGCGGGTCGCATCACCAATGCCCAAGGCGCTCAGGCCCTCGGCATGTCGCGTCGGCAGTTTCGGCGGCTCAAGGCCCGCTATCGGGAGGCCGGGGTCCGCGGGCTCGTGCATCGCCTGCGCGGGCGCCCGTCGTCGCGGGCCGTGGACGTCGAAGTGCGGGAGCGGGTGCGCGCGCTGGTCGACACCACCTACCGGGACCTCAACGACTGCCACGCCACCGAGAAGCTTCGCGAGGTCGAGGGCCTGGATATCAGCCGCAGCACCGTCCGCCGGCTCCGCCGGCGCGGCGGCCGGGCGGCCAAGCGCCGGCGGCGCCCGCCGCAGCACCGCGCCCGTCGGCCCCGGCGGGCCGCCGCCGGCGCCCTCGTCCTCATCGACGGCAGCGCGTTTGATTGGCTCGGCACCGGCACGCCCTGGTTGCTGCTCGGCGCCATCGACGATGCGACCGGCACCGTCCTCGCGCTCCACTTCCGGCCCGCGGAGGATCTGCACGGCTACCTCACCCTCCTCCGCGGCCTCGCCGAGCGCCACGGCCTGCCGGTAAGTCTCTATGGCGATCGCCTCGGCGTCTTCGTCCGCAATGACGCGCACTGGAGCCTCGAGGAAGAACTCCAGGGCGCGCAGCATCCCACCCACTTTGGCCAGGTGCTCCGGGACCTGGGCATCGGCTATATCGCCGCGCACTCGCCGCAGGCGAAGGGCCGCATCGAACGCCTCTGGGAAACCCTGCAGGATCGCGTCGTCGCCGAGCTCCGGCTGCGCGGTCTGCAGACCCTCGCGGCCGCCGAGGCCTATCTGCCGACGTATCTCTTGGACCACAACCGCCGCTTCGCGCGTCCGCCCGCCGTCGCCGGCGCCGCGTGGCGCCCGCCCCCGCGCGATCTCGCCGATCGCCTCAGCTGCCGCTACACCCGACGCGTCGCCCGCGACAACACCGTCCGACTCGGGCCACGCATCGTGCAGATCCCGCGCGGCCCGCACGGCCGCTCGTACGCCGGCTGTCGCGTGGCGCTGGCCGAATGCCTCGACGGCCGCCTGCTCATCTCCTACCAAGGCCGCCGCCTGGCCACCGCGCTCGCGCCCGCGCCCCCGTTCCTCCTGGTCCCGCAGCGCGCCGCCCGCCTCCGCGCCGCCAGGACCGCGGCGGCCGAGGGAGGCCCGTCTCGCCCCCGTCGTCGCTCCGAACCTGGTTCCCCCCTCGCGGCGCTCACCGCGCTGGCCCGGCATCTGCGCCGGCCCCCGCCCTCGCATCCCTGGCGGCGCCTCTTCTCCCGCCGCCAACCCGAACGCCCAGGCCCATTCACCCCGACCGAGGGAGGACATTTTCACTGA
- a CDS encoding DinB family protein, protein MPFAYFKRLSRRQQAIYLESDGIVTMPLAQPSRLQPLVTALARALDGGERACTESAAQRLVLGLAAALGAPPVRVKVLAARPHADWGELHGLYETTHRAGEPPLITLWMRTARHKRVVAFRTFLRTLLHEVGHHVDYTLLRLGDSFHTQGFYARESHLFHQLVTDGGILMASLEEQLARMERTANDLAAAIKGVPDAALGKRPDDKSWSAKETLCHLRDTEESFMQRFQAIMEMDEPRFQPAEPDRWAVDRQYQRNDAGEALAAFRTRRVETLRFLHGLRPEHWDRGGVHATRGRMTVKDFVALIAWHDDNHLDQLKRALAGKP, encoded by the coding sequence ATGCCCTTCGCCTACTTCAAGCGCCTCTCGCGACGCCAGCAGGCGATCTATCTCGAGAGCGACGGCATCGTGACGATGCCGCTGGCGCAGCCCTCCCGGCTCCAGCCCCTGGTCACCGCGCTCGCCCGCGCGCTCGACGGGGGCGAGCGCGCATGCACCGAATCGGCCGCGCAGCGCCTCGTCCTGGGCCTGGCCGCCGCCCTCGGCGCGCCGCCGGTGCGCGTGAAGGTGCTGGCCGCGCGGCCGCACGCGGACTGGGGCGAGCTGCACGGGCTCTACGAGACCACGCACCGGGCCGGGGAGCCGCCGCTCATCACCCTCTGGATGCGGACGGCGCGCCACAAGCGCGTGGTGGCCTTCCGCACCTTCCTCCGCACGCTGCTCCACGAGGTGGGGCACCACGTGGACTATACTTTGCTGCGGCTGGGCGACTCCTTTCACACGCAGGGCTTCTACGCGCGGGAATCGCACCTGTTCCATCAACTGGTCACCGACGGGGGAATCCTCATGGCGAGTCTGGAAGAGCAGCTGGCGCGCATGGAGCGCACCGCGAACGATCTGGCGGCCGCCATCAAGGGCGTGCCGGACGCCGCGCTCGGCAAGCGGCCGGACGACAAGAGCTGGTCGGCCAAGGAAACGCTCTGCCACCTGCGGGACACCGAGGAATCGTTCATGCAGCGCTTCCAGGCCATCATGGAGATGGACGAGCCGCGCTTCCAGCCTGCCGAGCCCGACCGCTGGGCGGTCGACCGCCAGTACCAGCGCAACGACGCAGGCGAGGCGCTCGCCGCCTTCCGCACCCGCCGCGTGGAGACGCTGCGTTTCCTGCACGGGCTGCGCCCGGAGCACTGGGACCGCGGCGGCGTGCACGCCACGCGCGGGCGGATGACCGTGAAGGACTTCGTGGCCCTCATCGCCTGGCACGACGACAACCACCTCGATCAGCTCAAGCGCGCGCTCGCGGGCAAGCCGTAG
- a CDS encoding MgtC/SapB family protein, with amino-acid sequence MMWLHADLLLRVLVGTVLGAAIGYERRLHRRPAGLRTHLLVSLASSTFMVVSTHFVYFQHYQRQDLVAVDPSRIAASVVTGVGFLGGGAILRTGVSVQGLTTAAGLWLCAAIGLSAGAGMYVVSVFSTVLGVVALTLLRQLEHKEDDRVTRRVSLTLGEPAPTWPDIIGALRARRIAITPGEYERRIDEGSVAVTFQAHVPVDVAPEELIGALESQPGVRRVRVESP; translated from the coding sequence ATGATGTGGCTGCACGCCGACTTGCTGCTGCGCGTGCTGGTCGGCACCGTGCTCGGCGCGGCCATCGGCTACGAGCGGCGCCTGCACCGGCGGCCCGCGGGTCTGCGCACTCACCTGCTGGTGTCGCTGGCCTCGTCGACGTTCATGGTCGTGTCGACGCACTTCGTGTACTTCCAGCACTACCAGCGCCAGGATCTCGTGGCGGTGGATCCCTCGCGTATCGCGGCCTCGGTGGTGACCGGCGTGGGCTTCCTCGGCGGCGGTGCGATCCTGAGGACGGGGGTCAGCGTGCAGGGCCTCACCACTGCGGCGGGCCTCTGGCTCTGCGCGGCGATCGGGCTCTCGGCCGGCGCGGGCATGTACGTGGTGAGCGTGTTCTCCACCGTGCTCGGCGTCGTTGCCCTCACCCTGCTGCGCCAGCTCGAACACAAGGAGGATGACCGTGTCACCCGCCGCGTCTCGCTCACCCTGGGCGAGCCCGCGCCGACCTGGCCCGACATCATCGGCGCGCTGCGCGCGCGCCGGATCGCGATCACTCCCGGCGAGTACGAGCGCCGGATCGACGAGGGCTCGGTGGCGGTGACCTTCCAGGCCCACGTGCCGGTCGACGTGGCGCCCGAGGAGCTGATCGGCGCGCTCGAATCCCAGCCCGGGGTCCGCCGCGTCCGCGTCGAATCACCCTGA
- a CDS encoding LLM class flavin-dependent oxidoreductase: MARTAIFLNPGADLAPAMALARRADALGYESLWVTHGIGRDALLTLSAYAHVAPHAGLGTGVIPIYPRHPALMAQEALTLSDISGGRLRLGIGVSHKSMMTDALGLDMARPLEVTREYVAVLRQALTGRAQHQGARYRVNWQSGLPKLPPPPPVLLGGLSPRMLELAGEIADGVVLWLASPAYVRDKAVPAIRRGREKAGKPLDGFEIVAAVPAALTADRAASAGQFRVELSRYLALPFYRAMLEQSGFAPEIAAYDRTPKLESVPDRLVSALGGIGDFRTIAAFVAAYREAGVTLPAIRPIGFPDATHYEPTVEAGATT; the protein is encoded by the coding sequence ATGGCCCGAACCGCGATCTTCCTGAACCCGGGCGCCGACCTGGCTCCCGCGATGGCCCTCGCGCGCCGGGCGGACGCGCTCGGCTACGAGAGCCTCTGGGTCACCCACGGCATCGGGCGCGACGCGCTGCTCACCCTGTCCGCCTACGCCCACGTGGCGCCGCACGCCGGGCTCGGCACCGGCGTCATCCCCATCTACCCGCGGCATCCCGCGCTCATGGCCCAGGAGGCGCTCACGCTGTCCGACATCAGCGGCGGCCGCCTGCGCCTGGGCATCGGCGTGAGCCACAAGTCCATGATGACGGACGCCCTCGGCCTGGACATGGCCCGGCCGCTCGAGGTCACCCGCGAGTACGTGGCGGTGCTGCGCCAGGCGCTCACCGGCCGTGCGCAGCACCAGGGCGCGCGCTATCGCGTCAACTGGCAGAGCGGATTGCCGAAGCTGCCTCCGCCGCCCCCGGTCCTGCTGGGCGGGCTCTCGCCGCGCATGCTCGAGCTGGCCGGCGAGATCGCCGACGGCGTCGTGCTCTGGCTGGCCTCGCCGGCCTACGTGCGGGACAAGGCGGTGCCCGCCATCCGGCGCGGGCGCGAGAAGGCGGGCAAGCCGCTCGACGGCTTCGAGATCGTGGCGGCGGTGCCGGCCGCGCTCACCGCGGACCGCGCGGCGTCGGCCGGCCAGTTTCGCGTCGAGCTGTCCCGCTATCTCGCGTTGCCGTTCTATCGGGCGATGCTCGAGCAGAGCGGCTTCGCGCCGGAGATCGCCGCGTACGACCGGACGCCCAAGCTAGAGTCGGTGCCGGATCGACTCGTGTCCGCGCTGGGCGGCATCGGCGACTTCCGCACCATCGCGGCGTTCGTCGCCGCCTATCGCGAGGCCGGCGTCACGCTGCCCGCGATCCGACCGATCGGGTTCCCGGACGCCACGCACTACGAGCCCACGGTGGAGGCCGGCGCGACGACATGA
- a CDS encoding HAD family phosphatase, which yields MGNTSKLRAVIFDFGGVLWDMRWDVARELDRAHGLPRSSVFETLYRCPAWADIECGVGDPAAWADGAHRELERRAGRALPRLHDEWRRAQVAIDANVEVVRALRPPYRCSVLSNADLSLRVRLEQELRWHHLFDDILVSAEVGMAKPRPEIFQLAASRLGVPPEACVFVDDWDQNVDAARAVGMQAVLHRVDKGDDLRGQLTAVGVAVGA from the coding sequence GTGGGAAATACTAGTAAGCTCCGCGCCGTCATCTTCGATTTCGGCGGGGTGCTGTGGGACATGCGCTGGGACGTGGCGCGTGAGCTGGACCGCGCCCACGGCCTGCCGCGCTCCTCGGTCTTCGAGACGCTCTACCGCTGCCCCGCCTGGGCGGATATCGAGTGCGGCGTGGGCGATCCCGCGGCGTGGGCCGACGGCGCGCATCGCGAGCTCGAGCGCCGCGCCGGGCGCGCGCTGCCGCGGCTGCACGACGAGTGGCGCCGCGCGCAGGTCGCCATCGACGCCAACGTCGAGGTGGTTCGGGCCCTGCGTCCTCCCTATCGCTGCTCGGTGCTGAGCAACGCCGATCTCTCGCTGCGCGTCCGCCTCGAGCAGGAGCTGCGCTGGCACCATCTCTTCGACGACATCCTGGTCTCCGCCGAGGTCGGCATGGCCAAGCCCCGGCCGGAGATCTTCCAGCTCGCCGCGTCGCGGCTCGGCGTGCCTCCGGAGGCGTGCGTGTTCGTCGACGACTGGGACCAGAACGTCGACGCGGCGCGCGCGGTGGGCATGCAGGCGGTGCTCCACCGCGTGGACAAGGGCGACGATCTGCGCGGGCAGCTGACCGCCGTCGGCGTGGCCGTCGGGGCGTAG
- a CDS encoding methionine synthase: MLDTTIAGSLPKPEWLAPPNTLWAPWRLEGRSLEEGKRDAVLLALREQEQAGIDIVTDGEQTRRHFVWGLVEQLDGIDFSRMITIGIRADRYKATVPTVTGPVRRRGSIHGEDVRWARANTKQRLKLTMPGPMTIVDTIHDAHYGRRERLAMDLARLINEEARELEALGLDVLQLDEPAFNVYMDEVRDWGVAALDRAVEGLRCRTAVHICYGYGIKANTDWKQTLGGEWRQYEQTFPLLAASRIGGVSLECAGSRVPIALIGLLGNKDVLVGAVDVATDRVETPDEVAAVIRAAMQHVPPTRIFPCTNCGMVPLSRAVARAKLQALGAGAALVRRELAA; this comes from the coding sequence ATGCTGGACACCACCATCGCCGGGAGTCTTCCCAAGCCCGAGTGGCTCGCGCCCCCGAACACCCTCTGGGCCCCGTGGCGCCTCGAGGGCCGCTCGCTCGAGGAGGGCAAGCGCGACGCGGTGCTCCTGGCCTTGCGCGAGCAGGAGCAGGCCGGCATCGACATCGTGACCGACGGCGAGCAGACGCGGCGGCACTTCGTGTGGGGTCTGGTCGAGCAGCTGGACGGCATCGACTTCTCGCGGATGATCACCATCGGCATCCGCGCCGATCGCTACAAGGCCACCGTGCCCACCGTCACCGGCCCGGTGCGGCGCCGCGGCTCCATCCACGGCGAGGACGTGCGCTGGGCGCGCGCCAACACGAAGCAGCGCCTCAAGCTGACGATGCCGGGCCCCATGACCATCGTGGACACCATCCACGACGCCCACTACGGCCGCCGCGAGCGCCTGGCCATGGACCTGGCCCGCCTCATCAACGAGGAGGCCCGCGAGCTGGAGGCGCTCGGGCTCGACGTGCTGCAGCTCGACGAGCCGGCCTTCAACGTGTACATGGACGAGGTGCGCGACTGGGGCGTGGCCGCGCTGGATCGCGCGGTCGAGGGGCTGCGCTGCCGCACCGCGGTGCACATCTGCTACGGCTACGGCATCAAGGCCAACACCGACTGGAAGCAGACCCTCGGCGGCGAGTGGCGTCAGTACGAGCAGACCTTCCCCTTGCTCGCGGCCAGCCGCATCGGCGGCGTCTCGCTGGAGTGCGCCGGCTCGCGCGTGCCCATCGCGCTGATCGGCCTGCTCGGCAACAAGGACGTGCTGGTGGGCGCGGTCGACGTGGCCACCGACCGGGTGGAGACGCCCGACGAGGTCGCCGCGGTGATCCGCGCCGCGATGCAGCACGTGCCCCCCACGCGCATCTTCCCCTGCACCAACTGCGGGATGGTGCCGCTCTCCCGCGCGGTGGCCCGGGCGAAGCTGCAGGCCCTCGGCGCGGGCGCGGCACTGGTGCGACGGGAGCTGGCCGCCTGA
- a CDS encoding ATP-dependent DNA ligase produces the protein MARLSDLAALCARVAASPGRLEKRRLVAEYLRALSPEDLTRAVVYLSGRAFAVSDPRVLNARGLPPPPGGAADEAPLTLEDVARVFGEVAAAAGAGSRQRRERLLADLAARASGAERDLLQRIIFGEMRMGLSEGLVLEAIAEAAGVAPALVRRAALVTGDLTAVAALALGPDPAALAAAQPRVFVPLLPMLAEIAAGPADALAAHGGATAMEYKYDGARIQLHADGDRVAIWSRRMSDVTRSLPDIVALARDHLSGAAPLILDGEVVALDAAGRPLPFQELMRRFRRVRGVEAAAGSRPLTLHLFDCLMADGRVHLDRPYAERWSALERVTGGRWLAERVMVDSVEAGEAFMARALAAGHEGVMAKDPRSAYEPGGRGKKWFKLKAALTVDCVIVAADRGSGRRVGWLSNYHLAVRDGDGWAEVGKTFKGLTDREFTEMTERLQALAIGDDGYTVRVRPEVVVEVDYNEIQKSPTYPSGFALRFARIARVREDKSPAQATTLEELRRLYDQQFATKGRAEP, from the coding sequence ATGGCGCGGCTCTCCGATCTGGCCGCTCTTTGCGCGCGCGTGGCGGCGAGCCCGGGTCGACTCGAGAAGCGCCGTCTCGTGGCCGAGTATCTGCGCGCGCTGTCGCCCGAGGATCTGACCCGCGCCGTCGTCTATTTGAGCGGGCGGGCGTTTGCCGTCTCCGATCCGCGCGTGCTCAACGCGCGCGGGCTTCCGCCGCCGCCGGGCGGCGCGGCGGACGAGGCGCCGCTCACGCTGGAGGATGTCGCCCGCGTCTTCGGCGAGGTCGCGGCCGCCGCCGGCGCCGGCTCGCGGCAGCGACGCGAGCGGCTCCTGGCCGATCTGGCGGCGCGCGCCTCGGGGGCCGAGCGCGACCTGCTCCAGCGCATCATCTTCGGGGAGATGCGCATGGGGCTGTCCGAGGGCCTGGTGCTGGAAGCCATCGCGGAGGCCGCCGGCGTCGCGCCGGCACTCGTGCGCCGGGCGGCCCTCGTCACCGGCGACCTCACGGCGGTCGCGGCGCTGGCCCTCGGGCCGGATCCGGCCGCGCTGGCGGCCGCGCAGCCCCGCGTCTTCGTGCCGCTGCTCCCGATGCTGGCCGAGATCGCGGCGGGCCCGGCGGACGCGCTGGCCGCTCACGGCGGCGCCACCGCGATGGAGTACAAGTACGACGGCGCGCGGATCCAGCTGCACGCCGACGGCGACCGCGTGGCGATCTGGAGCCGGCGCATGTCCGACGTCACCCGGAGCCTGCCCGACATCGTCGCTCTCGCCCGCGATCACCTCTCCGGCGCCGCGCCGCTCATCCTGGACGGCGAGGTGGTCGCGCTCGACGCGGCGGGCCGCCCGCTGCCGTTCCAGGAGCTGATGCGCCGCTTCCGCCGCGTGCGCGGGGTGGAAGCGGCGGCGGGCTCGCGGCCGCTCACGCTGCATCTCTTCGACTGCCTCATGGCCGACGGCCGCGTGCATCTCGACCGGCCCTACGCGGAGCGCTGGAGCGCGCTCGAGCGCGTGACCGGCGGCCGCTGGCTGGCCGAGCGGGTGATGGTCGACTCGGTGGAGGCGGGGGAGGCGTTCATGGCCCGCGCCCTCGCGGCCGGGCACGAGGGCGTGATGGCCAAGGATCCGCGCAGCGCCTACGAGCCGGGGGGCCGCGGCAAGAAGTGGTTCAAGCTCAAGGCCGCGCTCACGGTGGACTGCGTGATCGTGGCCGCCGACCGCGGGTCGGGCCGCCGCGTGGGCTGGCTCTCCAACTATCACCTCGCGGTGCGGGACGGCGACGGATGGGCCGAGGTGGGCAAGACCTTCAAGGGCCTCACCGACCGCGAGTTCACCGAGATGACCGAGCGGCTCCAGGCGCTGGCCATCGGCGACGACGGTTACACGGTGCGGGTGCGCCCGGAGGTGGTGGTCGAGGTGGACTACAACGAGATCCAGAAGAGCCCGACCTATCCGTCCGGCTTCGCGCTGCGCTTCGCCCGCATCGCGCGCGTCCGCGAGGACAAGTCGCCGGCGCAGGCCACCACGCTGGAGGAGCTGCGACGGCTCTACGACCAGCAGTTCGCCACGAAGGGGCGCGCGGAGCCCTAG
- a CDS encoding anion transporter, with product MDEANFHRVIALVAFAGTYLGLALGRLPFLRVDRTGVAIIGAAVVVVSGVLPWDRAVAAVDAHTIVLLFGMMIVAAYLRLSGFFRLVTYAAVRRAHTPVGLLALVVAAAGILSALFVNDVVCLVMAPIVLDLARQLRLPPQPYLIGLATAANVGSVATLTGNPQNMLVGSFSGMGYRTFLLREAPVAVVGLVLVFAVIWLAYRRALPPILPAGSLEERFVVHRALMTKTIVAVCVMLVAFLAGVPIALVAIAGAACCLLTRRVNPDKVYREIDWGLLVLFAGLFVVIAGVEASGLTGVLLGWASAIGLHRPAVLTAVTAVLSNLVSNVPAVLLFKTVIPTFGEPVRAWLLLAMASTMAGNLTILGSVANLIVVEQAHGAGIHIGFVEHGKVGVPVTVLTLLAGWLLLII from the coding sequence ATGGACGAGGCCAACTTTCACCGGGTGATCGCGCTGGTCGCGTTCGCCGGGACCTATCTCGGCCTCGCCCTGGGGCGCCTGCCGTTCCTGCGGGTGGACCGCACCGGCGTCGCCATCATCGGCGCCGCCGTCGTGGTGGTGAGCGGCGTGCTGCCGTGGGACCGCGCGGTCGCCGCGGTCGACGCGCATACGATCGTGCTGCTGTTCGGCATGATGATCGTCGCGGCCTACCTGCGGCTCTCCGGCTTCTTCCGCCTCGTGACGTACGCGGCGGTGCGTCGCGCGCACACGCCGGTCGGCCTGCTCGCGCTGGTCGTGGCGGCCGCCGGCATCCTGTCCGCGCTGTTCGTCAACGACGTGGTGTGCCTGGTGATGGCCCCCATCGTGCTCGACCTCGCGCGCCAGCTGCGCCTGCCGCCCCAGCCCTATCTCATCGGCCTCGCCACCGCGGCCAACGTGGGCAGCGTCGCCACGCTCACCGGAAACCCGCAGAACATGCTGGTGGGCAGCTTCTCGGGCATGGGCTACCGCACGTTCCTGCTGCGGGAGGCGCCGGTGGCGGTCGTCGGGCTCGTCCTCGTGTTCGCGGTGATCTGGCTCGCGTACCGGCGCGCGCTGCCGCCGATCCTGCCGGCGGGGAGCCTCGAGGAGCGGTTCGTGGTGCACCGGGCGCTGATGACCAAGACCATCGTGGCGGTGTGCGTGATGCTGGTGGCGTTCCTCGCCGGCGTGCCGATCGCCCTGGTCGCCATCGCGGGCGCCGCCTGCTGTCTCCTCACGCGACGGGTGAATCCGGACAAGGTGTACCGCGAGATCGACTGGGGGCTGCTCGTGCTGTTCGCCGGGCTCTTCGTGGTGATCGCTGGTGTGGAGGCGTCGGGCCTCACCGGCGTGCTCCTGGGCTGGGCCTCGGCGATCGGGCTCCATCGCCCGGCGGTGCTCACCGCGGTCACCGCGGTGCTCTCGAACCTGGTCTCCAACGTGCCCGCGGTGCTCCTGTTCAAGACGGTGATCCCCACGTTCGGCGAGCCGGTGCGCGCGTGGCTCCTGCTCGCGATGGCGTCGACGATGGCGGGGAATCTCACCATCCTGGGCTCGGTGGCGAACCTGATCGTGGTGGAGCAGGCGCACGGGGCCGGTATCCACATCGGCTTCGTGGAGCACGGGAAGGTCGGCGTGCCGGTGACGGTGCTGACGCTGCTGGCGGGGTGGTTGTTGCTTATCATCTAG
- a CDS encoding GNAT family N-acetyltransferase, whose translation MAEDYQIRRAGPADDAGVARELAAYFRFLGEEVDAAGLDHDVADWQTEYDGAAGVMLIVIDPAGRVVGTAAVRRLAPDVTELKRMWLRPDHRGRGVAARLMDRVLEEARALGGRVLRLDSEARLEAAVRLYRRYGFQEIADYNGNPRADVWMERALG comes from the coding sequence GTGGCCGAGGACTACCAGATCCGGCGCGCCGGGCCCGCCGACGACGCGGGGGTGGCGCGCGAGCTCGCCGCGTACTTCCGGTTCCTCGGCGAGGAGGTCGACGCCGCCGGGCTCGATCACGACGTGGCCGACTGGCAGACGGAGTACGACGGCGCGGCCGGGGTGATGCTGATCGTGATCGATCCCGCGGGCCGGGTGGTCGGGACCGCGGCGGTGCGTCGGCTCGCACCCGACGTCACCGAGCTCAAGCGCATGTGGCTCCGGCCGGATCACCGCGGCCGCGGCGTGGCGGCGCGGCTCATGGATCGCGTGCTCGAGGAGGCGCGCGCCCTCGGCGGGCGCGTGCTGCGGCTGGACAGCGAGGCGCGGCTCGAGGCCGCGGTGCGGCTGTACCGGCGCTACGGCTTCCAGGAGATCGCCGACTACAACGGCAACCCGCGCGCCGATGTCTGGATGGAGCGCGCGCTCGGGTAG
- a CDS encoding cob(I)yrinic acid a,c-diamide adenosyltransferase has translation MPVRITRVYTRAGDKGDTALVGGRRVPKDSPRIEAYGTIDELNSIVGLARAFNAEPKRPSRKSRWLDEVLRRLQNELFDLGGELATPAESFYEGMFRVGAEQVTALERLMDECQKELTPLRSFVLPGGGRVGGFLHQARTVCRRAERRVLELSRVEDIGEWPLKYVNRLSDLLFVLSRWVGKHLGETEYLWQRGLAAHDRKR, from the coding sequence ATGCCTGTGCGCATCACGCGCGTCTACACTCGCGCCGGCGACAAGGGCGACACCGCGCTCGTCGGCGGCCGGCGCGTGCCGAAGGACTCGCCGCGCATCGAGGCCTACGGCACCATCGACGAGCTGAACTCGATCGTCGGGCTTGCCCGCGCCTTCAATGCGGAACCGAAGAGGCCGAGCCGGAAATCGCGCTGGCTCGACGAGGTGCTGCGGCGGCTGCAGAACGAGCTGTTCGACCTGGGCGGCGAGCTGGCCACGCCCGCCGAGTCGTTCTACGAGGGCATGTTCCGGGTGGGCGCCGAGCAGGTGACCGCCCTCGAGCGCCTGATGGACGAGTGCCAGAAGGAGCTGACCCCGCTCAGGTCCTTCGTGCTCCCGGGCGGCGGCCGCGTGGGCGGCTTCCTCCACCAGGCCCGCACGGTGTGCCGGCGCGCGGAGCGGCGGGTGCTCGAGCTCTCGCGCGTCGAGGACATCGGCGAGTGGCCGCTCAAGTACGTCAACCGGCTCAGCGATCTGCTCTTCGTGCTCTCGCGCTGGGTCGGCAAGCACCTCGGGGAGACCGAGTATCTCTGGCAGCGCGGGCTCGCCGCGCACGACCGGAAGCGGTAG